Within Legionella birminghamensis, the genomic segment TACAGCCGCTGCGATCTGCAGGCCAGAACATGTTACCTGAAGTATTTGTCCCCCGGTTACGCCCCCTAATAAACCATAAGGTTCACCAATGACCACCTTTTTTTCAGTGGAACGCCTGTCATCGAAGACCTGGACAAATTTACTATGATTACTGGTACAAAATTGTCTTAACTGATGTTGAATATAGCGGCAAAGAAACTGTGAATCATTTGAGTAAGCCGGAAAAGTTGATAAATTGTCCTCTAACCATTTGGCCAAATGATAATTACTGCTGTGGTGAGTTTGACCATCCCTATTTCGTAGCTTAAATCGCAGCTTGTCGTTATAGAGGTAAACAGAAATCGTATGGTCTTTAAAATTAAACTTTTCTTTCATAGCGGATTTAAACGAGGTAAAAAAACCATATGATATCATATTATTGACATAGTGCGCATATTGAGAACACACGTGACAACTTCGTCTTAGCCCAATATTTATAAATATCCAAAATTTATGCCTGTTTGAAACTTGATAAATATTGACAAAATCGAGTGCATTGTGCATGATTAGCATCTTTTGATATATAGTCCGTGGCCTGAATCAGAATAATGGCTGCCGTCTTACTGAGTGGAGAGATTTTAAGTGGCAAATATTAAGTCAGCAATTAAACGCGCCCGTCAAAACATTAAACTGCGTCAGCACAATGCCAGTGCACGCTCAATGTACCGTACATTTGTTAAGAATGTACTGAAAGCCGTTGAAACAGGTGACCATGAAGCAGCTAAAGCAGCTTATGCAAAAGCGCAACCTGTTATTGACAAAGCTGCTGGCAAGGGCCTGATTCATAAAAATAAAGCAGCCCGTATTAAAAGCCGCCTGAGCGCCCGCATCAAAGCAATGTCTGCTTAATTCAGTTTTATTCTCACATCCCAAGGGGTGTGAGAATCCTGCATTTATACCCTCACCCAATAGTCAAACCAAGCCCTTCGTAGAAATTCGGCACAAAACTACATACACTTAATTTATAAGTTCCGCTCTTTTTTCGTTATGCTTTAGACTAAATAAGGAGCACTCTCATGGAAGATAAAAAGCAAATCCGCCCAATGGTGAAGCCAGCAGCCTTCCTCAGTCGAATTATCAGAAAGAAAAACCGGGTGAAAAAAATAAACAGTCACTAATTAATTTTAATGTTAATTTTAATGATCACGATGCTTTGTTTCATATTGCTAAAAAAAATCATAGGATAGATTGAATTAGCCCTGCGGCTTGTCCCATAGCCTATTTACACAAAGTGCATGAGAATTTATAGCTATCGAATCCCCGCGGCTGCGACCGCGGGACCCATGAAGCCAATTTAATGTTAAGAACACTTGTTTATGGCTACCTGTTAAACCCTATTTTCTGGCAACATTGAAACTTGTCTGAGGACCGTACTACTTCAACAGGCATGGGCCCCGCGGTCGCAGCCGCGGGGATTCGGTGGTCTGTGCCGCGGGGATTCGGATGGGGAAAACGTTTGTGTAGATAGCTACCTGTAGATTAATGCCCACGTATCCGGAGAGAGTAGAAATGCGTAGAATAGCTCAGGGAAGATAGACGTCAAACCGTATTGTTTTTCCTGGAATACTGAAATTGGGAGTCGATAAGGGAGCTAATAGTTGCGGCCATTTTACCACCACTTTACTTCGCACCCTTTTTTGCGCTGTCTGCAATAAAGCCATGGCATCATAATCGGTACCAATTAATTGCTGCAGTACCTGCAAATCTTTTTTCACCAGTGCTGATTTTTGTCTGGCTGGATGCATCGGATCGATATAGATGACATCTGGATATTCATCAACCTCTATCTGATTTAAATAAGAAATCGCATCAACCTGTTTAAGTGATAAATTGAGCGCTTCTCTCGACAATTCATCCTGACGCAGCAAAGCATCCTGTAACAATGCGGCGATCACCGGGTTTCTTTCCAGCATCAGAACACTTGCACCAAATGAAGCGAGAACGGCGGCATCGCGTCCCCAGCCTGCTGTTGCATCAATTATACGAACACTTGGTCCTGGCTTGCAGGCACGGACTATCCCCTGCTTTTTTCCCTCATTTTTACGGCTTTGCCAATAGGCATATTCAAAATTGGCCTGCTGCGGCATAAAAGGAGAAATTCGCAGCGATAAACCATTTTCAGTGAGGAGAAGTTGATTTTTTGCTTTGGAATCCAGTGGTAGTTGTAAACTGTTTGCCAGTTCATTCGCCCGGAGCTGAAGCGATTCATCCTCGCAGGCAATTGACAAATTTTCAATCATGCAGCTTGTCCAGGCTTCTCACATAATCGAGCAGGGAATGGAAAACAGGGACTTCTGGATAATTCATAAGCCCTGCCCTGTCAGTCATTGGCGACAATACCATGACAGGAGTAGCCCCTGCAGCCATTGCGGCCTGAATATCGGATACCCTGTCACCTACAAAATGAACGCCCTCTAATGAACAGGCAAGCTTTTTAGCCAGGCCCAGTAATAAACCCGGCTGGGGCTTGCGGCACTTACACCCTTCCTCCGGCATGTGAATACAATATTCAATAGCAGCAATCTCACCGCCTACCAGCTGTAATTCACTCAGCATTTTCTGATGAATTGATAACAGGGTTTGCTCGGTATAATAGCCGCGTGAAACACCGGATTGATTAGTTGCAATACCAAGCTGATAGCCTAACTGCGTCAGCCGGGCAATGGCTTCCTTGCTGCCCGGTAAGAAGTTAAAATCCTCTTCACAGCGAATATAGTTAATTGAATCGGCATTAATGACTCCATCCCGATCCAGTAAAATCACTTTATTCATGATACCGTCTGTAAAACCGAAATATCTGCTACGCTTTGCAGCAGCCCTTGTAGCCGACCCAATAAGGCCAAACGATTGGCTTTAATTTTCTCATCGTCGACCATCACCATCACCCGTTCAAAAAATGCATCGACTGCAGTTTTTAATCCTGCCAATTGATTTAATATTAGCGAATATTTTTTGCTTTGCTGCCAGCTTTTTGATCTTTCTTCCACTTCAAGCAATGAGGCATAGAGATGCTGCTCGGCAATTTCACTCAGCAGGCTGGAGTCGACATTCTCACTATAGATTTGCTGTTGCAAAATATTGCCTACCCGTTTACAGGCAGCTGCTAAAGAACTGGCTTCGGGCAAATCAATAAATTGAAGCAATGCCTGCACCCGCTGGTCAAAATCATAGAGATTATCTGACTGACGGGCGCGTACCGCCAGCACGATATCATTACTCACATTCTGCGCTTGATAATAGGAATGCAGGCGCTCCAGAATAAATGCCTGAATTTCCTGCAAAGCCGGCTCATTCGCGTTTATCAGCTTGCCATACACTGCAATTGAGGCATTAATCAATTGAGACAGATTCAATGCTACTGGATTATTCATGAGCATGCGGACAATCGCCAAGGCATGCCTTCTCAATTTAAAGGGGTCTTTCATACCGGTTGGCTTTTGCCCTATCGCGAAAATACCGACTAAAGTATCCAGGCGATCAGCAAGTGACAAGGCAAAACCAAGAGACGATTGCGGAAGCGCATCACCTGAAAAACGCGGCAGATATTGTTCATTAAGCGCAATAGCGACATCCAGCTTTTCGCCATCGTGTTTTGCATAATAATACCCCATCAATCCCTGCAATTCGGGAAACTCACCCACCATCCCCGTCATCAGATCGCATTTGCTAAGCTCTGCAGCACGCATGGCCTGCTCTCTATCCAGACCTAATGGCTGAATAAACTGCTCCATAATCGCCTGAATACGCAGGGATTTATCCAGGAGGCTCCCTAGTTTAGCCTGAAAAATCACTTTTGAAATGGCATCCAGATGTCGGGAAAGTGTCTGCTTTTTATCCTGGTCAAAAAAGAAAGCAGCATCGCTCAGACGTGCACGCATTACTTTTTCATTACCCGCTATAACCTGCTCTGGTTTCTTACTTTCAATATTTGAAATAGTGATGAACAAAGGCATCAGCTGCTGTTTTTCATCTTTCAAGGCAAAACATTTCTGATGCGATTGCATCGATGCGATTAATGCTTCAGACGGAACCTCCAAAAATGCCGGATCAAAACCCGCTAATAATGCCTGTGGCCATTCAACAATTGAGGCCACCTCAGTTACCAGTTCGTCAGGCATGACGGCATGCCCTCTAGCCTTCGCTGCTGTTTTTTCAATTTGCTCAACAATTAATTGACGGCGTTTGCTAAAATCAGCCACCACTGAAGCATTGTATAAAGCCTGCTCATAATCCCCGGGATGCTCTATTTGAACAGCCTGCGGGTGATGGAAGCGATGGCCATAAGAAATACGTCCCGTAGCCACTCCCAAAACGCTTGCTTTAATGATTTGCTTACCCCAGAGCATTACGGCCCAATGCACAGGCCGGGAAAACTCTTCATCCCCTGCACCCCAGCGCATAGGCTTGGGAATTGGCAATGCCGATAGTGATTGTTGCACCAGTTCAGGTAATATAGTTTCGCTGGGCGCACCAGGCGAATGACTCTCATAAATGAACCATTCGCCCTTGTCTGTTTTACTGCGGCCAAGCTGATCAACCCCCACCCCGCAGGAACGGGCAAAGCCAAGAAGCGCAGGACTCGGCTTACCGTCTGCATCGTAAGCCACAGCAACTGCCGGTCCTCTTTTCACTGTGGTCTGGGACGGTTGTTCTTTAGCTACTTTACTTATAAGGATCGCAAGACGTCGCGGTGTAGCAAATGACTTAATGGCCTCGTAAGCAATTTGGGCTTTGTCCAAAGCGTCTTTCATGTTATAGGCTAGCTCTTTGGATAAAGGTAAAACAGAACCGGAGGGTAATTCTTCGCAACCTAATTCGAATAAAAAATCATTAACCATTGTTTACACCTTCAATAAAGGAAAACCCAAGGCTTCACGCGCCTGATAATACGCCTGTGCCACAGATCTTGATAACTGACGGACTCGCAGGATATACCGTTGGCGCTCAGTCACTGAGATTGCCCGCCGTGCATCCAGTAAGTTAAATGCATGGGAAGCTTTAATCACCATTTCATAAGCAGGTAAAGGCAAACTCAGGGCAATCAGTTTCTCCGCTTCGCTTTCGTAGTAATCAAACTGTTTAAATAATTCTTCAACATTCGCATGTTCAAAATTATAGGCTGACATTTCCACCTCATTCTGGTGAAAAACATCCCCGTACGTCACCGTCTTATCGGCTGTCTTGCACCAGGGTAAATTAAAGAGGTTATCTACTCCTAATACAGCCATGGCAATACGCTCCAGGCCATAAGTAAGCTCGCCGGTTACCGGTTTGCAGCTCAGGCCGCCTACTTGCTGAAAATAGGTAAACTGGGAAACTTCCATGCCATTCTGCCAGACTTCCCAGCCCAGTCCCCAGGCCCCCAGGGTGGGGGATTCCCAATTGTCTTCTACAAAACGAATATCGTCCGTTAAGGGATCCACACCCAGCGCTCGCAGGGAATCCAGGTATTTCTCCTGAATATCGAGAGGAGATGGCTTTAGAATAACCTGAAACTGATAATAATGTTGTACACGGTTTGGATTATCGCCGTAACGGCCATCAGCCGGCCTGCGTGAAGGCTGCACATAGGCGGTTGCCCAGGGCTCTGGGCCAATTGCTTTTAAAAATGTCGCGGGATGAAAAGTCCCGGCACCGACTTCCATATCCAGAGGCTGTAATAGTACGCATCCCTGCTTGGCCCAGAATTGCTGCAAGGTCAAAATAATGTCCTGGAAAGTCGATGGTTTATTCATGCTTATCTCATCTATATTCTGTGTTTTCTGCAAAGTGAAATGGATTCTGCAATCTTATGCAGGTTGGGCCTTGGCCCAACCTTAGCTCTGGAGTGGTACAACTCGCTTTGTCGGGCCAGGGCCCAACCTGCAATAATTAGTTAATCTTAATTACTTCCCGCTTTTTTGATCATCTCCATTAAGGACTCTTCACTGGCAGCGCCTGGAACAAATGAAGGCTCGCTGCCTGCTTTAAATGTGCCATTTGGTGTAGATGCAATGATAAATGCAGGAGTTCCCATCAGGTGCAGTTTTTCAGCTAACTGGCGATTGGCATCCAGCGCATCGGTTACAGTCTGGCTGTTCATGTCAGCAGCAAACTTGGTCATATCCAGACCCGCTGCTTTCGCTGCATCATTGATGCTTTGATCAGTAATGCGTTGTTCCTGGCCAAATAAAGCATCATGCATAGCTTTGTATTTACCCTGCATGGCGGCAGCTAAAGCAGCTCGAGACGCTTTTTCTGAACTTTTGCCAAAAATAGGGAATTCTTTATAAATGACGCGTAAGTTAGGATCTTTTTGAATCAGGCCGCCTACTATCGGTGCCATCTTTTTGCAATGGATGCATTGGTAATCAAAAAACTCAACCAGGGTTACGTTACCATTGGGATTACCTAACACCGTTAATTTATCACTGAATAAATCATTGGCATTCGTTTGAATTGCGGATTGTGCCTGCTGTTGCATGCTTTGCTGCTGTTTTTGCTGCAGCGCCTGGGACGCTTCAATCAGTACTTCGGGATTATTAACCAAATAATCATGAATAACCTGCTCAATCGCTTTTTTTTGTGCATCGGGCATGGATGCGGCTGCGTTAGTGCCTGCAGCAGTAGTGCTGTCTGCCATAGCGATTGGAGAAAACATTGCAGTAATTAATGCGCCAGCTGTTAATAGTCCTGAAAATTTCACGAAAAGTCCCCTTAATAAATTGTCCAGATTGCTGGTGCTCCAGCACATTGCCTGTGCGGATCCACCCGTTTCAATTTTCCGAATGAACCCTAGCATCAGAGGATTTGAATTTCAAGTTAATTTTAAAAAGTACAATCTTCCGGCGTTAAATTGGCATAAGCAAGTACCAGCCACTTCATTCCATGATTTTTAAATTTAACCTGGACACGCGTATGTGCTCCGGTACCTTCTACAGAAATGACTACACCCGTCCCGAATTTTGCGTGGGAGACGGCCTGGCCCAGTTTTAACCCGGCATCTTCAGCCAGGTTTGCGGTCACGGTTTTTGAAGTGATTGGCTTCTGGAATTGTGTTTTTACCCTTAACTCATGCAGGTGCTCAGGAGGCAATTCCCGCAGGAAACGCGAGGGTCGATGGTACTCTTCGCGTCCATATTGACGCCTTACTTCCGCATACGTGAGAAAAAGCTCTTCCATGGCACGGGTCATCCCCACATAGCAAAGCCGTCTCTCTTCCTCAAGCCGTCCCGGCTCCTCAATAGACTGTTTACCTGGAAACACGCCCTCCTCCATTCCGCTTAGAAATACCAGCGGGAACTCCAGGCCTTTTGCTGCATGAAGTGTCATCAGGTGCACATAACGCTCATGCTCGCCAGCCTGCATTTCCCCTGCTTCGAGCGACGCATGGGCCAGGAATGCAACCAGTAAAGGCAACTCCTCATCATAATCATCCTGCTCATAGCGAAACTCTTTGGCGGCATTCACTAACTCCTGTAAGTTATCAAGACGGGACTCTGATTTATCGCCTTTCACTTTCGCAAAATGCGCGTAAAGGCCGCTTATATTAATGACTTCGCTGATTTGCCTGTCAAGTTCCAGGCCGGCTATCC encodes:
- the rpsT gene encoding 30S ribosomal protein S20, whose product is MANIKSAIKRARQNIKLRQHNASARSMYRTFVKNVLKAVETGDHEAAKAAYAKAQPVIDKAAGKGLIHKNKAARIKSRLSARIKAMSA
- a CDS encoding DsbA family protein — protein: MKFSGLLTAGALITAMFSPIAMADSTTAAGTNAAASMPDAQKKAIEQVIHDYLVNNPEVLIEASQALQQKQQQSMQQQAQSAIQTNANDLFSDKLTVLGNPNGNVTLVEFFDYQCIHCKKMAPIVGGLIQKDPNLRVIYKEFPIFGKSSEKASRAALAAAMQGKYKAMHDALFGQEQRITDQSINDAAKAAGLDMTKFAADMNSQTVTDALDANRQLAEKLHLMGTPAFIIASTPNGTFKAGSEPSFVPGAASEESLMEMIKKAGSN
- the gmhB gene encoding D-glycero-beta-D-manno-heptose 1,7-bisphosphate 7-phosphatase, with the protein product MNKVILLDRDGVINADSINYIRCEEDFNFLPGSKEAIARLTQLGYQLGIATNQSGVSRGYYTEQTLLSIHQKMLSELQLVGGEIAAIEYCIHMPEEGCKCRKPQPGLLLGLAKKLACSLEGVHFVGDRVSDIQAAMAAGATPVMVLSPMTDRAGLMNYPEVPVFHSLLDYVRSLDKLHD
- the glyQ gene encoding glycine--tRNA ligase subunit alpha is translated as MNKPSTFQDIILTLQQFWAKQGCVLLQPLDMEVGAGTFHPATFLKAIGPEPWATAYVQPSRRPADGRYGDNPNRVQHYYQFQVILKPSPLDIQEKYLDSLRALGVDPLTDDIRFVEDNWESPTLGAWGLGWEVWQNGMEVSQFTYFQQVGGLSCKPVTGELTYGLERIAMAVLGVDNLFNLPWCKTADKTVTYGDVFHQNEVEMSAYNFEHANVEELFKQFDYYESEAEKLIALSLPLPAYEMVIKASHAFNLLDARRAISVTERQRYILRVRQLSRSVAQAYYQAREALGFPLLKV
- the glyS gene encoding glycine--tRNA ligase subunit beta, which codes for MVNDFLFELGCEELPSGSVLPLSKELAYNMKDALDKAQIAYEAIKSFATPRRLAILISKVAKEQPSQTTVKRGPAVAVAYDADGKPSPALLGFARSCGVGVDQLGRSKTDKGEWFIYESHSPGAPSETILPELVQQSLSALPIPKPMRWGAGDEEFSRPVHWAVMLWGKQIIKASVLGVATGRISYGHRFHHPQAVQIEHPGDYEQALYNASVVADFSKRRQLIVEQIEKTAAKARGHAVMPDELVTEVASIVEWPQALLAGFDPAFLEVPSEALIASMQSHQKCFALKDEKQQLMPLFITISNIESKKPEQVIAGNEKVMRARLSDAAFFFDQDKKQTLSRHLDAISKVIFQAKLGSLLDKSLRIQAIMEQFIQPLGLDREQAMRAAELSKCDLMTGMVGEFPELQGLMGYYYAKHDGEKLDVAIALNEQYLPRFSGDALPQSSLGFALSLADRLDTLVGIFAIGQKPTGMKDPFKLRRHALAIVRMLMNNPVALNLSQLINASIAVYGKLINANEPALQEIQAFILERLHSYYQAQNVSNDIVLAVRARQSDNLYDFDQRVQALLQFIDLPEASSLAAACKRVGNILQQQIYSENVDSSLLSEIAEQHLYASLLEVEERSKSWQQSKKYSLILNQLAGLKTAVDAFFERVMVMVDDEKIKANRLALLGRLQGLLQSVADISVLQTVS
- a CDS encoding class I SAM-dependent methyltransferase, translating into MIENLSIACEDESLQLRANELANSLQLPLDSKAKNQLLLTENGLSLRISPFMPQQANFEYAYWQSRKNEGKKQGIVRACKPGPSVRIIDATAGWGRDAAVLASFGASVLMLERNPVIAALLQDALLRQDELSREALNLSLKQVDAISYLNQIEVDEYPDVIYIDPMHPARQKSALVKKDLQVLQQLIGTDYDAMALLQTAQKRVRSKVVVKWPQLLAPLSTPNFSIPGKTIRFDVYLP